From the Variovorax paradoxus genome, the window CGTGCTGGCGGAAGGCACGATGCCGACCCGCCCGCTGCTCGCGAACCTCGTGGGACTCATGTCGCAGACCTGTGACGCCACCGCCGGCCTGCTCGGCAACAGCCTGGTCGCGCTGGTCCGCGATCCGGCGCTGCGCGCGTCAGCCCGCACGCGCGACGGGCTGCTGGCCATCGTGGAAGAAACCGCGCGGCACGATCCTGCCGTGCACAGCACGCGGCGTTTTGCCGCTGAAACCGTGACCGTCGCCGGCACCGCGCTGGCGCCAGGCGATGCCGTGCTGCTGCTGCTGGCCTCGGCCAACCGCGACCCGGATTTCAATGAAGAACCCGACCGCTTCGCACCGATGCGCGCGCGGCGCCGCACGCTCGGTTTCGGTCATGGCATGCATGCGTGTCCCGGCCAGGCACTGGCCTGCACGCTGGCCACAGCCGGTCTGGAAACGCTGCTGCGCCGTGCGCCCGACCTCGACGCGCAGGGCCTGCGCGGCTGGGGCTACCGGCCTTCGGTCAACACGCGCATCCCGCTGTTCCACTGACCGGTGCCTGCCAGGTGCGGCGAGAACTGCGCATCGCCCCAGCGCAGCGGCAACGCCGCGGGCCGGCGCAGCGCGTGCGTCACGCGAAAGCGCATCAGCCGTTCCGCGCCTTCGAACGACTCGACCTCCGGGCCGTTCCAGATGATCTCGGACGTGACCGCCAGATGCAGCAATTCGCCGCTGTCGAAGTCGATGAACAGCAGCCCCGCGCGCGGATGGGCGGCGAGATTGCCGAGGGTGTTGAAGAAGCGGTTGCCGTTGAAGTCGGGCACGGTCAGCACATCGCGGCCCTCCTCGTCGCTGTCGATGCGCACGAACCCCGGACGCCCGCCGCGGTGCGACACATCGACGCCGTGCGAGCTCGCGTCGGCCTCGTCGCCTTCCGACACTTCGTTCGGGTAGGCGGTTGCGATGAACAGCGTGTCGGCGCTGCCGATGAGCCGGTGCGCCGCCACGTCGAGCCGGTCGAGCCACTGCACCGGCGCGGCCTGCGCGCGCGGCGCGGCCAGCTCCGGTTCGCGCGCCTGGATGTAGCGCGGGCAGTTGCCGAAGCTCTGCTGCACCGCGACAGTGAAGCCGGCGGCATCGAGCGCCTCGACCGTGCCGTTCATCCGGTTGCGCCGCCGCGTGTGCGGCTGGATGCCGAGAAAGCCGAGCGTGGCGCCCGGCTGCAGCTGCCCAGCGAGCGGGTCGCCCGCCGCGGGCAGCGCGTCGACGCGCAGGTGCGTGACATCGGGCGAATGCATGAAGCCGGCCGGTGCGGCCAGCACGCTGGCCCAGGGCTGCAGTTGCGCGTCGAGGCTGCCGACCACGAGGAACGGCAGCAGCGAGAAGAACTGGCGGTGCTGGTCGGGCATGAAGTCGCGGATCACGCGCGACC encodes:
- a CDS encoding pyridoxamine 5'-phosphate oxidase family protein translates to MIAAPFHAGERALQALAGSREQMEAVGSRVIRDFMPDQHRQFFSLLPFLVVGSLDAQLQPWASVLAAPAGFMHSPDVTHLRVDALPAAGDPLAGQLQPGATLGFLGIQPHTRRRNRMNGTVEALDAAGFTVAVQQSFGNCPRYIQAREPELAAPRAQAAPVQWLDRLDVAAHRLIGSADTLFIATAYPNEVSEGDEADASSHGVDVSHRGGRPGFVRIDSDEEGRDVLTVPDFNGNRFFNTLGNLAAHPRAGLLFIDFDSGELLHLAVTSEIIWNGPEVESFEGAERLMRFRVTHALRRPAALPLRWGDAQFSPHLAGTGQWNSGMRVLTEGR